The following are encoded in a window of Flavobacterium sp. WC2421 genomic DNA:
- a CDS encoding type II toxin-antitoxin system antitoxin SocA domain-containing protein — protein MERVINILDYLYIKYPNSNQLSISRVMKLLYLIEWRYAITNFEKITDIEWMQTEYGPFYKTLRSIYNESSNYEVTIKLDDKNREQTVIIFLNKKENLSLKDEAKKVVDFVIGHCKDYSWTELNNLVNSTYGVLNTPQGQIIDIVNLARKYKEK, from the coding sequence ATGGAGAGAGTAATAAATATTTTAGATTATTTGTATATAAAATACCCTAATTCAAATCAGTTATCTATTTCTAGAGTAATGAAATTACTTTATTTAATAGAGTGGCGTTATGCAATAACTAATTTTGAGAAAATAACTGATATAGAATGGATGCAAACTGAATACGGCCCATTTTATAAAACATTAAGAAGTATTTATAATGAATCTTCTAATTATGAAGTTACTATAAAACTTGATGATAAAAACAGAGAACAAACGGTCATAATTTTCTTAAATAAAAAAGAGAATTTGAGTTTAAAAGATGAGGCCAAAAAAGTTGTGGATTTTGTTATAGGTCATTGCAAAGATTATAGTTGGACAGAGCTTAATAACTTAGTTAATTCGACCTACGGAGTTTTAAACACACCACAAGGGCAAATAATTGATATAGTAAACTTAGCAAGGAAATACAAAGAGAAATAA
- a CDS encoding type I restriction endonuclease subunit R — protein sequence MKFTEAQLEQAFISLLQEQEMTYLVGSDIRKLEFNGVAEPPSTYGHIVSEKVLITDDLRNYLRSNYASVNISEIEIDSIVRDLERLPSSDLYESNKAIMKMVSDGFLLKREDRSEKDCYIQLIDYSEEDNNIYKIVNQLAIKGYEMRIPDLILYINGLPLVVFEFKTAIQENTTIHDAYVQLTTRYKRDIPDLFKYNAFCVISDGVNTKAGSFFAPYEFFYAWRKIEGMKKEVDGIDAMYTLIQGMFNRKRLRDIIHNFIYLPDSSKKNEKIVCRYPQYYAATKLFENIKIHQRPEGDGKGGTYFGTTGCGKSYTMLFLTRLLMKSTHFGSPTIILITDRTDLDDQLSGQFTNAKGFVGDDTIISVESRSNLRELVQGRNSGGVFLTTIHKFNEDTKLLTDRNNVICISDEAHRSQTNLDQKVTVTEKGVVKTYGFAKYLHDSLPNATYVGFTGTPIDATIDVFGEVVDAYTMTESVADEITVRIVYEGRAAKVLLNNRKLQEIEEYYNRCAEEGSNEHQIEESKKVMAQMNAIIGDPKRLKDLAEDFVNHYENRITEGATVKGKAMFVCSSRPIAYELYKNVLELRPEWGEIKVCDEGVILTDKEKKEIKPIERIKMIMTRGKDDPADMYHLLGTKDDRKELDRQFKNEKSNFKIAIVVDMWLTGFDVPFLDTMYIDKPIQRHNLIQTISRVNRKFEGKNKGLIVDYIGIKKQMNLALAHYNKKDSDIFEDIEQSIVVVKDQLDLLHKLFHKFDNSKYFNGTPLEQLNTLNKGAEFAQITQDIEKRFMYIVKRLKAAYDICSGSDAFTNHVRDEIHFFLAVRSIVFKLTKGVAPDTAQMNNKVRNMIQEAIESEGIEEIFKLGETGETEVDIFSEDYLAKLDKIKLPNTKIKLLQKLLAKAIEDVQKINKVMGIDFSKRLQFIVDKYNERKESDVLNSMVLEDFTDEIIDLYFALKKEKDSFKDLGIDIEEKAFYDILKALAIKYDFVYPEEKLITLAQKVKEVVDDKAQYTDWSKRDDIKAELKVGLIILLADNGYPPVDRDEVYKEIFEQAENFKKYRV from the coding sequence ATGAAATTTACCGAAGCACAATTAGAACAAGCATTTATCAGCTTACTACAAGAACAAGAGATGACTTATCTTGTAGGAAGTGACATCCGTAAATTAGAATTCAATGGAGTTGCAGAACCACCATCTACTTACGGACATATAGTAAGTGAAAAAGTCCTGATTACAGATGATTTAAGAAATTATTTGCGATCTAATTATGCTTCAGTGAATATTTCCGAAATCGAAATTGATTCTATCGTTAGAGATTTAGAACGCTTGCCTTCATCAGATTTGTATGAAAGCAATAAAGCGATTATGAAAATGGTTTCGGATGGTTTTCTATTAAAAAGAGAAGACCGCAGCGAAAAAGATTGTTACATACAGCTCATAGACTATTCGGAAGAAGATAACAATATTTATAAAATTGTAAATCAACTAGCGATTAAAGGATACGAAATGCGTATCCCTGATTTGATTTTATACATCAACGGATTGCCATTGGTAGTTTTTGAATTCAAAACTGCCATTCAGGAAAATACCACTATTCACGATGCTTATGTCCAGTTAACCACTCGATATAAAAGAGACATTCCTGATTTGTTTAAATACAATGCTTTTTGCGTTATTAGTGACGGTGTGAATACCAAAGCAGGTTCATTCTTTGCCCCTTACGAGTTCTTTTATGCCTGGCGTAAAATAGAAGGCATGAAAAAAGAAGTAGACGGTATTGACGCGATGTACACCTTAATTCAAGGAATGTTCAATCGTAAAAGACTGCGTGACATTATTCACAACTTTATCTATCTACCCGATAGCTCTAAGAAAAACGAAAAGATTGTTTGTCGCTATCCCCAATATTATGCAGCCACAAAACTTTTTGAAAACATAAAAATTCACCAACGTCCAGAAGGCGACGGTAAAGGAGGAACTTATTTTGGTACCACAGGATGCGGGAAAAGCTATACGATGCTATTCTTGACTCGCTTATTGATGAAAAGTACTCATTTCGGTAGTCCCACAATTATTCTTATTACCGATAGAACGGATCTCGACGACCAATTATCGGGACAATTTACGAATGCCAAAGGCTTTGTGGGTGATGATACGATTATCAGTGTAGAAAGTCGATCTAATCTTCGGGAACTAGTTCAGGGTAGAAACAGCGGTGGCGTATTCTTAACTACGATTCACAAGTTCAATGAGGACACTAAATTATTGACAGATAGAAACAATGTAATATGTATTTCAGATGAAGCGCATCGAAGCCAAACCAATTTAGATCAAAAAGTAACGGTGACTGAAAAAGGGGTGGTTAAAACCTATGGCTTTGCTAAATACCTTCACGATTCTTTACCAAATGCCACTTATGTAGGTTTTACAGGAACTCCTATTGACGCTACCATTGATGTATTTGGAGAAGTGGTAGACGCCTATACGATGACGGAATCTGTTGCAGATGAAATTACGGTACGCATCGTTTATGAAGGACGTGCCGCCAAAGTTTTATTGAATAATCGTAAACTTCAAGAAATTGAAGAATACTATAACCGTTGTGCTGAGGAAGGAAGTAATGAGCATCAAATTGAAGAGAGTAAAAAAGTGATGGCGCAAATGAATGCCATCATTGGTGATCCTAAACGACTAAAGGATTTAGCTGAGGATTTCGTGAACCATTATGAGAATCGAATAACCGAAGGAGCTACAGTAAAAGGGAAAGCTATGTTTGTTTGCAGCAGCAGACCCATCGCTTATGAGTTGTATAAAAACGTTTTAGAGCTAAGACCTGAATGGGGTGAAATAAAAGTTTGTGATGAAGGTGTAATCCTAACCGATAAAGAGAAAAAAGAGATCAAACCAATCGAGCGTATAAAAATGATTATGACTCGAGGTAAAGATGACCCAGCAGACATGTATCATTTACTAGGCACAAAAGACGATCGTAAAGAGTTGGACCGACAATTTAAAAACGAAAAATCCAATTTCAAAATAGCCATCGTAGTAGACATGTGGTTGACAGGTTTTGATGTTCCATTCCTAGATACGATGTATATTGATAAACCAATCCAGCGTCACAATTTGATTCAAACCATTTCAAGAGTGAATCGAAAATTCGAAGGAAAAAACAAAGGTTTGATTGTGGATTATATTGGTATCAAAAAGCAAATGAATTTAGCTTTAGCCCATTATAACAAAAAGGATTCTGACATTTTTGAAGACATCGAGCAATCTATTGTAGTAGTAAAAGACCAATTGGATTTATTACATAAACTGTTTCATAAATTTGATAATAGTAAGTATTTCAACGGCACACCTCTGGAACAACTGAACACTTTAAATAAAGGTGCTGAATTTGCCCAGATAACACAAGATATAGAAAAACGTTTTATGTATATCGTAAAGCGTTTAAAAGCGGCCTATGATATTTGTTCAGGTAGTGACGCTTTTACGAATCACGTTAGAGATGAAATTCATTTCTTCTTGGCTGTAAGATCCATTGTATTCAAACTAACCAAAGGAGTTGCTCCAGATACTGCACAAATGAACAATAAAGTTCGTAATATGATTCAGGAAGCAATTGAAAGTGAAGGAATCGAAGAGATCTTTAAATTAGGAGAAACTGGTGAAACAGAGGTTGACATTTTCTCAGAAGATTATTTGGCGAAATTGGACAAGATTAAACTTCCCAACACCAAGATTAAATTGTTGCAAAAATTATTGGCAAAAGCCATTGAAGACGTACAGAAAATCAATAAAGTTATGGGAATTGATTTTTCAAAACGCCTGCAATTTATTGTGGACAAATACAACGAACGAAAAGAAAGCGATGTGTTAAACAGTATGGTACTAGAGGACTTTACTGATGAGATTATTGACTTGTATTTTGCCTTAAAAAAAGAGAAAGACTCGTTCAAAGATTTAGGAATTGATATAGAAGAAAAAGCCTTCTACGACATTTTAAAAGCCTTGGCAATTAAATATGATTTTGTGTATCCAGAAGAAAAGCTAATCACACTTGCACAAAAAGTCAAAGAAGTGGTTGATGATAAAGCTCAATATACGGATTGGAGTAAACGAGATGATATAAAAGCAGAATTGAAAGTAGGTTTGATTATCCTCTTAGCTGATAATGGTTATCCTCCAGTAGATCGAGACGAGGTTTATAAAGAGATTTTTGAACAGGCAGAGAATTTTAAGAAGTATAGGGTCTAG
- a CDS encoding N-6 DNA methylase → MAIKAKAKKEKSIEETLWDSANKLRGTVESSEYKHVVLGLIFLKFASDKFEERRKELIADGKEKYLEMKEFYNMSNIFFLPEESRWSFVIENSKQNDIALKIDTALHTIEKNNPALKGALPDNYFSRLNMDVSKLAALLDTINNIDTIKDKQTDIVGRVYEYFLSKFALAEGKGKGEFYTPKSIVNLIAEMIEPYKGVIYDPACGSGGMFVQSIKFIENHHGNKKEISIYGQEYTSTTYKLAKMNLAIRGIAANLGDVAADTFGRDQHPDLKADYIMANPPFNQKDWRAADELVDDPRWRGYDVPPTSNANYAWILNMVSKLSENGVAGFILANGALSGGGEEYKIRRKLIENDIVEAIVILPRSMFYTTDISVTLWILNKNKKARTVQLPDETRNYRDRQNEILFLDLREKGIPFEKKFTQFSEENILEITQAYHNWQTDLSKYHDVPEFSYSASLEEVTSKDFSLVPSKYIEFVNRDENIDFDEKMQTLQAEFGELLQAETKSKTDLLTVFKELGYEIKL, encoded by the coding sequence ATGGCCATAAAAGCTAAAGCAAAGAAAGAAAAAAGCATAGAAGAAACCCTTTGGGATTCGGCAAATAAACTGCGAGGAACAGTAGAATCATCTGAATACAAGCACGTAGTGTTAGGGTTGATATTCCTGAAATTTGCCAGTGACAAGTTTGAAGAACGTCGCAAGGAACTGATCGCTGATGGAAAAGAGAAATACCTGGAAATGAAGGAATTCTACAATATGTCTAACATTTTCTTTTTACCCGAAGAATCCCGTTGGTCATTTGTTATTGAAAACTCCAAGCAAAATGATATTGCCTTAAAAATCGATACCGCTTTGCATACTATCGAGAAAAACAATCCTGCCCTGAAAGGCGCTTTGCCTGACAACTACTTCTCTCGTCTTAATATGGATGTGAGTAAGTTAGCTGCTTTGTTAGACACGATCAACAACATTGACACCATCAAGGACAAACAGACCGATATTGTGGGTCGTGTATATGAATATTTTCTGAGCAAGTTTGCCTTGGCAGAAGGAAAAGGGAAAGGTGAATTCTATACCCCTAAAAGTATTGTAAACCTCATTGCCGAAATGATTGAACCCTACAAAGGGGTTATCTATGATCCCGCTTGTGGTTCTGGAGGTATGTTTGTGCAATCTATTAAGTTTATAGAAAACCATCACGGTAACAAAAAAGAGATTTCTATCTACGGACAAGAATACACTTCTACAACCTACAAACTGGCCAAAATGAACTTGGCCATTCGTGGGATTGCGGCCAATTTAGGTGATGTAGCGGCCGACACTTTTGGTCGTGACCAACATCCCGATTTGAAAGCCGATTACATTATGGCTAATCCTCCGTTCAACCAAAAAGACTGGAGAGCTGCTGATGAATTGGTAGACGATCCTCGCTGGAGAGGCTATGACGTCCCTCCTACTAGCAATGCTAATTATGCTTGGATTTTGAATATGGTTTCTAAACTTTCCGAAAACGGTGTGGCAGGATTTATCTTGGCCAATGGTGCACTTTCTGGCGGTGGTGAAGAGTATAAAATTCGTAGAAAACTGATAGAAAATGATATTGTGGAAGCCATTGTAATTTTACCACGATCTATGTTTTATACCACTGACATTAGTGTAACGCTTTGGATTTTGAACAAAAATAAAAAAGCTAGAACAGTTCAATTGCCGGATGAAACCAGAAACTATAGAGACCGCCAAAACGAAATTTTATTCTTGGATTTAAGAGAAAAAGGAATTCCTTTTGAAAAGAAATTTACGCAATTTTCTGAAGAGAATATACTTGAAATCACTCAAGCCTACCACAATTGGCAAACAGATTTATCAAAATATCACGATGTTCCTGAGTTTTCTTATTCCGCTTCTTTAGAAGAGGTTACCTCCAAAGATTTTTCCTTGGTGCCAAGTAAATACATTGAATTCGTTAACCGTGATGAGAATATTGATTTTGATGAAAAAATGCAAACTTTACAGGCAGAGTTTGGTGAACTATTGCAGGCCGAAACAAAATCGAAAACTGATTTATTAACCGTTTTCAAAGAATTAGGTTATGAAATCAAGTTATAA
- a CDS encoding restriction endonuclease subunit S: protein MKSSYKRLGDYIHKVENRNRDLKVSKLVGLSMTKEFRVSTSNIIGTDMSVYKVVNKHQFSCDFMSVIRVHKFPVVLKIDEEPVLVSPAYTVFEVNDENELNPKYLMMWFRRSEFDRYADFKCDSAIRGGFDWDALNDCYLPIPSPEKQQEIVREYNIIQNRIALNNQLITKLEDTAQAIYKQWFVDEIDFENLPEGWRFLNLGGFSSIKGGKRLPKGDELNDFKIGRPYIKVADMKKTKFLVLNSKFQYVSHEIQAQISRYTANTNDVIISIVGTIGVVNIINESLNNANLTENCMKINNIEFVNAKFLYHYLNSEIGKRVIEESTVGGVQGKLPLYNIQSIPVLIPDNEVFAKFNSTVELIDSKLIIKVLENLKLEELKELLLAKMTRVESGIETNY from the coding sequence ATGAAATCAAGTTATAAAAGATTAGGAGACTATATTCATAAAGTAGAAAATAGAAATAGAGATTTAAAAGTTTCAAAATTAGTTGGTCTTAGTATGACCAAAGAATTTAGAGTTTCAACGTCTAATATTATAGGAACTGATATGAGTGTCTATAAAGTTGTGAATAAACATCAATTTTCTTGCGATTTTATGTCTGTTATTCGAGTTCATAAATTTCCAGTTGTTTTGAAAATTGATGAAGAGCCAGTCTTGGTTTCTCCTGCGTACACCGTTTTTGAAGTTAATGACGAGAATGAACTCAATCCAAAATATTTGATGATGTGGTTTAGAAGATCCGAATTTGACAGATATGCCGATTTTAAATGCGATAGTGCGATTAGAGGTGGATTTGATTGGGATGCTTTAAACGATTGTTATTTACCTATTCCTTCTCCTGAAAAACAACAAGAAATCGTTCGAGAATACAACATTATTCAAAACCGTATTGCCTTAAACAACCAACTCATTACTAAACTCGAAGATACCGCTCAGGCTATTTACAAGCAATGGTTTGTGGATGAAATAGATTTTGAAAATTTACCTGAAGGATGGAGGTTTTTAAATTTAGGTGGATTTTCAAGTATTAAAGGAGGAAAGCGCCTACCGAAAGGTGATGAATTGAATGACTTCAAAATTGGTAGACCTTATATCAAGGTTGCAGACATGAAAAAAACTAAGTTTTTAGTATTAAATTCAAAATTTCAGTATGTGTCACATGAAATTCAAGCTCAAATTTCAAGATACACTGCTAATACAAATGATGTAATTATTTCTATTGTTGGTACAATAGGTGTGGTTAATATTATTAACGAAAGCTTAAATAATGCAAATCTTACTGAAAACTGTATGAAAATAAATAATATAGAGTTTGTAAATGCAAAGTTTCTCTATCATTATTTAAATTCAGAAATTGGTAAAAGAGTGATTGAAGAAAGTACAGTAGGTGGAGTTCAAGGAAAGTTGCCTTTGTACAATATTCAATCAATTCCAGTGTTAATTCCTGACAATGAGGTGTTTGCGAAATTTAATTCAACTGTAGAATTAATAGATAGTAAACTAATTATAAAAGTTTTAGAAAATCTAAAGTTAGAGGAATTGAAGGAGTTATTGTTGGCAAAAATGACAAGGGTTGAGAGTGGAATAGAAACTAATTACTAG
- a CDS encoding DUF262 domain-containing protein, translating into MAKYSVHQQPVETLLSWIKSGDIAIPEIQRPFVWNGAKVRDLIDSLYQGYPVGYIITWRNPDVKLKNGELSAGKKVLIDGQQRITALTAAIVGQRVLDKNYKEINIRIAFNPLEEKFDVLNKAYEKSPEWIDNINPIVNDEISISKAIRKYCQDNPDADEDLVEERIENLKRIKTKQVGIIELDASLDIDTVTEIFIRINQKGVVLSNADFVMSKIASDEKYGGNTMRKMVDYFCRLLVDKGFIKHIQDNDNTFTQTDYYKEIKWMATGSDDLYVPDYIALLRVAFTFKFSRGKFSDLVALLSGRNFETRSYEGSIAEASYAKLSEGLSAFVNQTNYQRFIMIIKSTGLISKKLISSQNSLNFAYALYLKLREDGMGEAETQGYVKRWLVMSILIGRYSGSAESRIDEDIKQINEKGIAAYLIQMEQANLGAGFWDFGIINDLESSSVNNNAYNLYLAAQVSNNSVAFLSKSMKISSLIEQRGDVHHIFPKKYLMNNGYPQKAYNQVANFVFTEQATNIKVGMLTPKDYLDKVKLQIQAGTNGISTLDSESSLQENLINNDIPSILEEASHLVYEGFLEERRRLMANKLKVYYEQL; encoded by the coding sequence ATGGCAAAATATAGCGTCCATCAACAACCCGTAGAAACATTATTAAGTTGGATCAAATCTGGCGATATTGCCATTCCTGAAATTCAAAGACCTTTTGTTTGGAACGGTGCCAAAGTAAGAGACTTAATTGATTCCTTATATCAGGGATATCCTGTGGGTTATATAATTACCTGGAGAAATCCAGATGTAAAATTAAAGAACGGCGAACTATCTGCTGGCAAAAAAGTATTGATAGATGGTCAACAACGTATTACAGCTTTAACAGCTGCCATAGTCGGCCAACGTGTTTTGGATAAAAACTACAAAGAAATAAACATTCGCATCGCCTTTAATCCTCTTGAAGAAAAATTTGATGTACTCAATAAAGCCTACGAAAAAAGTCCGGAATGGATAGATAATATTAACCCAATTGTAAATGATGAAATTTCCATTTCTAAAGCCATTCGGAAATATTGCCAAGACAATCCTGATGCCGATGAAGATTTAGTAGAAGAGCGTATTGAAAACCTAAAACGAATCAAAACCAAACAAGTGGGTATTATCGAATTAGATGCCAGTTTAGATATTGATACCGTTACCGAAATTTTTATCCGTATCAATCAAAAAGGCGTTGTCTTAAGCAATGCCGATTTTGTAATGTCTAAAATCGCTTCTGATGAAAAATATGGCGGCAACACCATGCGTAAAATGGTAGATTACTTCTGCCGCTTGTTAGTCGATAAAGGATTCATTAAACACATACAAGACAACGACAATACCTTTACACAGACTGATTACTACAAAGAGATCAAATGGATGGCTACAGGCAGTGATGATTTGTATGTACCTGATTATATAGCTTTATTAAGAGTCGCATTTACTTTCAAGTTTAGTCGTGGTAAATTCAGTGATTTAGTCGCTTTATTATCAGGAAGGAATTTTGAAACCCGTTCCTATGAAGGAAGTATTGCCGAAGCCAGTTATGCTAAACTATCCGAAGGCTTATCTGCTTTTGTAAATCAGACTAATTACCAACGTTTTATAATGATCATTAAATCGACAGGTTTAATTAGTAAGAAATTAATATCTTCTCAAAACAGTTTGAATTTTGCTTATGCTTTGTATTTAAAATTGCGTGAAGATGGAATGGGTGAAGCGGAAACACAAGGCTATGTAAAACGTTGGTTGGTCATGAGTATATTAATTGGTCGTTATTCCGGTTCTGCAGAATCTCGAATAGATGAAGACATCAAACAAATCAATGAAAAAGGAATAGCAGCCTATTTAATCCAAATGGAACAAGCGAACTTGGGTGCCGGTTTTTGGGATTTCGGAATCATAAACGATTTAGAGTCTTCCAGTGTCAACAACAATGCATACAACTTGTATTTAGCGGCACAAGTAAGTAATAATTCGGTAGCTTTTTTATCTAAAAGCATGAAAATTAGTAGCCTTATAGAACAACGAGGAGATGTACATCATATTTTTCCAAAAAAATACTTGATGAATAATGGATATCCACAGAAAGCATACAATCAAGTTGCCAATTTTGTATTCACAGAACAAGCTACCAATATAAAAGTGGGGATGTTAACGCCTAAAGATTATTTGGATAAGGTAAAACTTCAAATACAGGCGGGAACTAATGGAATAAGCACTTTGGATTCTGAAAGTAGTCTGCAAGAAAACTTGATTAATAATGACATTCCAAGTATTCTAGAGGAAGCAAGTCACTTGGTATATGAAGGATTTTTAGAAGAACGCAGAAGATTGATGGCAAATAAATTAAAAGTCTATTACGAGCAGTTATAA
- a CDS encoding N-6 DNA methylase, protein MSESKNSWNSDFWNLLNKLRGKIEVDSLKNYILTLVFLRHISDNKNTNTGLNITIPADCDFQSILKLCYEERTSIGNEINKRLNSIARENPIFDGVINFIDFNSASVLGKDHDSDIILGNIILLIEDYSNRHASSDNTRNTIWVDTFEHVNQSFIENSVKYSAGTATPNEIGILIAKLIGFKKDNSVKSIYDPVCGTGSLLFSVFKEGGDDVTIYGETRIPENIFVAKLTFLFHGITDYNLENRDVLNFPSFLDVSMDKSNHIQTQLKKFDYVVSNPPFNVHNWSTDPHSDMFDRWNSTTGIPPTNSGDFAFLLHIVKSLKENGVAACVVSNGVLFRGGSERNIRKYLLESGFIKGIIGLPAKLLYGTGIPSSIIILENKPDFKRDSIFIIDASKEYLSERFINKLMPENINHIADVWENGKEENEFSRIVPYSEIAENDFNFNLPRYLTTIDDFEVPEGSTLVELSNVLTSVPRVRTDNESGKLVKISDLLNDSFLYTIAIDSLAEDIVSRVFNKLTAPALLISKRFNKLKPSFIDASLDYPVFISPDIDAFTINNDIVDLSYLIQQLSSDYVTKQVDSFSLGTVMPNLRKQDFMRIKVVIPRFDTQGSLILQRALTEGARIQSDKGKIETFQLQATIDTLLKERMNDFQWKLHDIRNGELLNLKGQIVTLEMFADANPELFNNIVDQDSNDTVHSSIKDIYTSVQKLAVILSDLYDTSENASIKENIDVLVFIKEFCDNQLKSNGNLFEIDCTDIDKIKIDFDIKELIISVYKKDLQRVFTNIFDNAIKHGGFKGSNQVNKIKMALSLDSKEEMVTIAVLNNGKPSKINAMDYFADGGKAGSTSNSGKGGHIVKVLTERNNGKVFQNNYAIDEANGYTFEVGVEFKYKLSYEL, encoded by the coding sequence ATGTCTGAGAGTAAAAATAGTTGGAATAGTGATTTTTGGAATTTATTAAATAAACTCCGGGGTAAAATTGAGGTCGATAGTCTAAAAAACTATATTTTAACATTGGTGTTTTTAAGACACATTAGTGATAATAAAAACACTAATACAGGTTTGAATATAACGATTCCCGCCGATTGTGATTTTCAATCTATTTTAAAATTATGTTATGAAGAAAGAACTTCAATTGGTAATGAAATAAATAAGCGATTAAATTCTATTGCTAGGGAGAACCCTATTTTCGATGGTGTAATAAATTTCATTGATTTTAATAGCGCCTCCGTTTTAGGAAAAGACCATGATTCAGATATTATTCTGGGTAATATTATTCTTTTAATTGAAGATTATTCTAACAGACATGCTTCGTCCGATAATACAAGAAATACCATCTGGGTTGACACATTTGAGCACGTAAACCAATCTTTTATTGAAAATAGCGTCAAGTATTCTGCTGGAACAGCCACACCCAATGAAATTGGTATTTTAATAGCAAAACTAATTGGTTTCAAAAAAGATAATAGTGTCAAAAGCATTTATGATCCTGTTTGCGGAACAGGGAGTCTTTTATTTTCAGTTTTTAAAGAAGGTGGTGATGATGTGACTATATATGGAGAAACAAGAATTCCAGAAAACATCTTCGTGGCAAAATTGACTTTCCTTTTTCATGGAATTACTGATTATAATTTGGAGAATCGCGATGTTTTAAATTTTCCCAGCTTTTTAGATGTTTCCATGGATAAATCCAACCATATTCAAACTCAACTTAAAAAGTTTGATTATGTTGTTTCTAATCCTCCTTTTAATGTCCACAATTGGTCTACAGACCCCCATAGTGATATGTTCGATAGATGGAATTCCACTACTGGAATACCTCCCACAAATAGCGGTGACTTTGCTTTTTTACTGCATATCGTTAAATCTTTGAAGGAAAATGGTGTAGCTGCCTGCGTCGTATCAAACGGCGTCCTTTTTAGAGGAGGATCTGAAAGAAATATTCGTAAATATCTATTGGAATCCGGCTTCATAAAAGGCATAATTGGATTACCGGCAAAATTATTATATGGTACAGGAATACCTAGTTCTATAATTATACTTGAGAATAAACCGGATTTTAAAAGAGATTCAATTTTTATTATCGACGCAAGTAAAGAATATTTATCTGAAAGGTTTATAAATAAACTGATGCCGGAAAACATCAACCATATAGCAGATGTATGGGAGAATGGTAAAGAAGAGAATGAATTTTCAAGAATTGTACCTTATTCTGAGATCGCGGAAAACGATTTCAATTTCAATTTACCGAGATATTTAACAACAATTGACGATTTTGAAGTTCCTGAAGGATCTACATTAGTTGAATTATCAAATGTATTAACGTCAGTTCCCAGAGTTAGAACTGACAATGAATCTGGAAAATTAGTTAAAATTTCAGATTTATTAAACGATTCATTTCTTTATACTATTGCAATCGACTCCTTGGCAGAGGATATCGTTAGTAGAGTTTTTAATAAATTAACCGCTCCTGCTCTGTTGATTTCTAAACGCTTTAATAAACTAAAACCTAGCTTTATTGATGCTAGTTTAGACTATCCTGTCTTTATATCTCCAGATATTGATGCATTTACTATCAATAATGACATTGTTGATTTATCATACTTAATACAGCAACTAAGCAGCGATTATGTAACCAAGCAAGTTGATTCTTTTTCTTTAGGGACGGTAATGCCAAATTTAAGAAAGCAGGATTTTATGCGAATCAAAGTCGTTATTCCACGTTTTGATACACAAGGTTCATTAATCCTCCAAAGGGCATTAACTGAAGGAGCCAGAATTCAATCTGATAAAGGCAAAATTGAAACCTTTCAGCTTCAAGCGACGATTGATACTTTGTTAAAAGAACGTATGAATGATTTTCAATGGAAATTACATGATATTCGTAATGGAGAATTATTAAATCTCAAAGGGCAAATAGTTACTTTAGAAATGTTTGCGGATGCAAATCCGGAGCTGTTTAATAATATTGTAGATCAGGACAGTAATGACACCGTTCATTCGTCTATCAAAGATATTTATACTAGTGTGCAAAAATTAGCAGTTATTCTTTCCGATTTATATGACACTTCAGAAAATGCTTCTATAAAAGAAAATATTGATGTTCTAGTATTCATCAAAGAATTCTGTGATAATCAGTTGAAGAGCAATGGTAATTTATTTGAAATTGATTGTACTGATATTGATAAAATTAAGATTGATTTTGATATAAAGGAACTTATTATATCAGTTTACAAAAAAGATTTGCAAAGAGTTTTTACAAATATTTTCGATAACGCAATTAAACATGGTGGTTTTAAGGGTTCAAATCAAGTCAACAAGATTAAAATGGCGTTGTCATTAGATTCTAAAGAAGAGATGGTTACAATTGCTGTTTTAAATAATGGGAAACCTTCAAAAATTAATGCTATGGATTATTTTGCTGATGGAGGGAAAGCAGGATCTACGTCTAATTCTGGCAAAGGAGGTCATATCGTTAAAGTTCTTACCGAGCGCAATAATGGTAAAGTATTTCAAAATAATTATGCCATTGATGAAGCTAATGGTTATACTTTTGAAGTAGGTGTTGAATTTAAATACAAATTATCTTATGAGCTATAA